The Eubacterium maltosivorans genome includes the window CGAAGGCATCGACCCCACCACCATCATCAATGATGGCCTGATCGGCGGTATGAACATTGTGGCGCCGCTGTTTAAGAGTGGTGAAATGTTTGTGCCCGAAGTCATGGAATCCGCGGATACCATGAACGAAGGCATGCAGGTGGTTAAGCCCTTAATCACCGACGCCGACATGCCTACCAAGGGCAAGGTTATCATCGGCACCGTCAACGGTGACCTGCACGACATCGGCAAAAATCTGGTGGTCTTAATGATGGAAAGCCGCGGCTACACCGTGGTAGACATGGGGGTTGACGTTAAAGAAGAACAGTTTGTTGCAGGGATTAAAGAGCACAAGCCAGACATTGTGGGCATGTCCTCACTGTTGACCACCACCATGATGAAGATTGACGACACCGTTAAATTAATTAACGAATCCGGTCTGCGTGACCAGGTTAAGATCATTATAGGCGGCGCGCCCATCTCTCAGGAATTTGCCGATGATATCGGCGCGGACGGTTATTCCGAAGACGCCTCTACCGCCGTTGAGCTCTGTGACCGCATGATGGCCATGTAGCAGGCAGAAAACTGGCATAAAGATTAGTTAAACATAAAATTTGACGAACAGGAGGCATTTCAAATGCTGACAATTGTTGGTGAACTCATAAACACCAGCCGCCCCGCGGTTAAGGAGGCGGTAAATAACAAAGATGAAGCGTTCATCCGGGACCTTGCCAGAAAGCAGGCAGACGCCGGCGCGACCTATATCGACGTGAACTGCGGCAATATGGTCAAGAATGAACTGGAAATAATGGAATGGCTTGTGAATATTGTTCAGGACGAGGTGGACACCCCCCTGTGCATTGACAGCCCCAACGCCAAAGCACTGGACGTGGGCCTGGCCCTGTGTAAAAATGGCCGTCCCATGATCAATTCCATCTCTGACGAGGATGAGCGTTATGAATCTGTTCTTCCCTTAATTAAAAAGTATAACGCCAAAATCGTCGTGCTGTGCATGGATTCCACCGGTATGCCGGAAACCGCGGCCGACCGCATGAAGGTTGTGAAAAACCTTTATGCCAAGCTCAAGGCCGAGGGCATCGCCGATGACGACATGTACTTTGACCCGCTGGTCAAGCCCATCAGCAGCGTTACCAGCGCTGGAGAGGAAGTGCTCGACACCATCCGGCAGATCAAGCAGGATTACCCCGATGTACACTTCATGTGCGGTTTAAGTAACATTTCCTATGGCCTGCCGAACCGCAGTATACTGAACCGTTTGTTTGTAGTCCAGACAATGACCCTGGGGATGGACGGCTATGTACTTGACCCCACCAACGGCAAGATGATGGCTGATATCATCACATCCACCGCGCTCCTTGGCAAGGACAACTACTGCGGCAAGTATATCAAAGCGCACCGCAAAGGCAAGCTGGACGCATAGTCTGATGCGTAACCCGATGATTTCATTCTCCAAGTGAAATGATCACCCCTCTATGGCCGGCGGTACATCACCGCCGGCTGCTCATCAAATGAATAAATAATTTAAAGAAAATTACCCTTCCAAACTAAAATTTTTAACATTTAGCAGTAAACATTTAACAGTCGGCAGGAATGCTCCCCTCCAAGAGCCTTCCTGCTTTTTATATTGTAAGCGGGCTGGGATACGTCGAAACGGCGCACCCCGGCCTGAAACAGGCCGTATCGACCCAGATGACCGCCTGGGCGGTGTAATTAAGCCTTGCCCCAGGCATAAAAGCACTGTATAATAGATATAATGAGAAACTGAGGAGCCTGTATATGAAAAAGATTGAGGAAAAGGCAGTTGCCTTTGCAAAATCCATATGGGAGGATTATCTGGTCAATCGTGATCTTCTGAAGCTGACGAAGGTGTTTGACGATAACGCTTCCTATATTGGCACCGGAGACGGCGAAATCTGTTATAGTCTGGAACAGGTTCGCGCAGCGCTCCTGGGTGAGGAAGAGGAGTGGAACGGCCATTTTACCATTGATGACCAGTGGTATGAGGTTCGGGTCATGAGCAATGAATTTGTCGTTGTTTTTGGAGGCTTTGACGCCCATGAGGCCAGCGATAACCCACTGGTTGCGGCCATGCACACCCGCTTTTCTCTGACACTGCGGGTCAGCGGCGATACCTTTAAGGTCGTCCACCTGCATCACTCCGTCCCCAATTTTGAGCAGCTGGAAGGGGAATTCTTCCCTAAGACCATTACGGAAAAGCGCAACGAGGAATTCCGCCATGCCCTTGAGCAGAAAACCAACGAACTCAGGCGGATGGCCCAGCTGGACTCACTGACAGGCCTTTTAAACCGAGTCAGTGTCGAGCAGGAGATTAACACCTCTCTGGAGCAGGGCGCAGAGGGCGTGCTGCTGATGATTGACATCGATGATTTTAAGGGGATTAACGATGTGTTCGGCCATCTGGCCGGCGATACCGTGCTAAAGGTTTTGTCCGACCGGATCCGCGACAGCTTTGGCGGCCAGAGCATCATGGGCCGTGTAGGCGGCGACGAGTTTGTGGTCTTTGCACAAAAGACAGCCGGCCGCGACAGCATCGGCCAGACTGCCCAGCAGTTCTGTGAGCGTGTGGTAAAGCCTGTCATGGATATTCCAGACTGCAGCATTACCGTCAGCATTGGCATCGCCCTGGCGCCGGATAACGGCAGCACCTACAGCGCGCTGGTGCGTTCAGCCGATCAGGCCCTGTACGAGCGCAAGAAAAACAGTAAAAACGGCTATGTATTCGCCGGATAAACGGCAGTAAGAGCGGCTTAGAGTCCGCTCTTTTTGTTTAGGCGCAAAAAGGCGAAAAAAATACTTGAATTTTGTCACAGTGGGCTTTGGCTGTCGTCTAATCCTGTATAAGCATAAAGGAGGAAACATAATGGTTTCAGAAAAAGAGATGCGTACTTTTATCAGGCGAGCCCTGGAGGGGGATAAGGAAGCACTGGGGACTGTGCTGGAATCGGTTCAGGATATGGTTTTTAACCTGTCGCTGCGCATGATGGGAATGATCGAGGACGCCGAGGACGCCACCCAGGAGATCATGATCCGTGTCATGACAAGCCTTTCGTCCTTTAAGGGAGAGAGCCTTTTTTCCACCTGGGTTTACCGTATCGCCAAAAACTATCTGGTGGATTACCGCCGCTCACGGTTCGACCGTCAGCCCCTCACCTTTGATTTTTATGCCCGCGATATCGAGCAAGGCATGGCTGAGCGCTGCCCGGATCCTCAGGCTGGGGTGGACGCCGAGCTTTTGGCCGAGGAGCTGAAGCTTTCCTGTACCAATGTCATGCTGCAGTGCCTGGACGCGGAAAGCCGCTGTATTTATGTGCTGGGCGCCATGTTCAAAATCGACAGCGCCATGGGGGCCAATATTTTTGATACAACGCCGGAAAACTACCGGCAGAAGCTCTCCCGCATCCGCAGACAGGTCAATGATTTCCTAAAAAAATACTGCGGCCTCAGCGGGAGTGGCATGTGCGCCTGCCAAAAGCGCCTTGGTTACGCGGTGGGCCAAAAGCGTTTGAACCCCGCACGTCTGGAGTACAGCGTTTTAGAGGTGTGCAAAAAAGAAATGGAAAACATGGATGCACTGGCCGGTGTATTTGAAAGCCTGCCAGAGTACCGTGTGCCGGAAAATGCCCGGGCCTTTATCAACCGTCTGGTAGCTTCAGATTCAATGGCTTCGATTCAGAAAGCGGGGAGAATATAAGATGAACGACAGTGAAAAAATGCTGGATTTTCTGGCGCAGCTGCAGGCTAATAACACCCTGGAATGGATGCACAGTCATCAGCCAGAGTACAGGGCCGCCCGGGCCGCCTTTGTCGGCCTTGTCTCAGATTTAATGCAGAAGATGCTCCCCGACGAGCCCGACCTGGGCCTGATAAACCCTGGAGACCTTGTTTTCAGGCTTAACCGGGACACCCGCTTCAGTAAGGATAAGAGCCCCTACGCGCCGGCGTTCCGCGCGCATATTTCACCGCAGGGCAGAGGCATGGTGCCAGTGGGAGACTACCTGTTTGTCTCGCCAGGCCATATTTTTCTGGGCGGCGGTGTCTTTCACGCCAAAATGCCAGAGATCACCAGACGCATAAGAGATCAGATTGTGTTGGAGGGCAGTCGCTTCGAGGCTATTTTAGCGGCGCCAGATTTTGCCGAAAAACTGACGCTCCAGGGTGAAAAGCTTAAAAATGTGCCGCGCGGTTACGATAAAGAACACCCCTGTGGCGAACTTTTAAAGCATAAGTCCTGGTATGTGGAGTATGGCATCGAAAAAGACCTGTTTTTGGACCGCGAAGCCTTTTTGGACGAGGCAGTGGATGTGTTCAGACGGATAAAGCCCTTTAATGACTTTATCAACAAGGCTTTGGAAGGTCTTGAAATGCCCGGAAAAAGATAGGATTAAGCATTAAAAAATCCCACGGATGGCTCGTGGGATTTTTTATGCTCAGCGCAGGACACCGCGTTCTTTTAAGCGCTGCCGCACAGTGGGGTAGAGGCTCAGATCGGTGTGGGGCAGAAAGCGCGCGGCAAACATGCGGGTCAGAAAGTCCGGCGCTGCGCCAAACTCCAGATAATGGATATTGTCCTGAAGCGCGCCCACCGTATCGAAAAGGGTATAGTCCAGCAGCAGGGCCCGCGCGCCGGTCAGGGAGCTGTTGCCCAGAACCGTAAAGCGCTCGGCCGGAAGGTCGGGGTAGAGGCCGATGTTGACAGCGGCTTCAAGGTTGATATGCGCGCAGAACGCCCCGGCGATAAAGACCTGGTCAATGTCCTCTGGCCCAATGCCCGCGGCTTCCAGAAGATAGGCCACCATGGTGTTGGCGGCAGCCTTGGTGTCCAGATACTGGGTGATGTCTGTCTGATTGAAGAGAAGCGGGGCGCCGTCAGCGGTCACATCCGCGTCGGCATACCGCAGGGCATAGCCGTCATCGGTGGTCACAATGCGGTCTGTGGCGTCAGGGTTAAACTTCCCGGAAAAGTCGATCCAGCCGTTCAGGAGCATTTCCGACAGCAGATCCACAATGCCGGAGCCGCAGATACCTTTGGGCGGCGCGTTTTCAATGGTGGTGCAGTGCAGAACACTGTCTGTGATACGCACATGGTCAATGGCGCCCGGCCCGGCCTTCATGCCGCTCTTGCTGATACCGCCCTCCAGCGCGGGACCGGCCGCGCCAGCCCCGGCGATCAGGAAATTTTCATCGCCCAGCACCATCTCGCCATTGGTGCCAATGTCGATAAAGAGGGAAGGCTTTTTCTGCCTGTCGAGCCGGGCCGCCAGCAGGCCGCTGATGATGTCGCCGCCCAGGTAGTTGGCTGCTGAGGGCATACAGTAAACCAGTCCGCTGGTGGGCAGGCCCAGATCGGCGGCGGGTATAAAGTCTGTGTGGTTGAACATGGGGGTAAAGGGAACTTCAAAAATGGGCCAGGGATCAATACCGAGGAAAAGATGCGTCATGGTCGTGTTGCCAGACACAATCATAATGCTGTAAGCCTCGGGCGCGATGCCCGTTTGGGCGGTGAGGTCGTCAAACAAACCGCAGAAGGTCTGGACAGTGCTGGCCTGAAGCTCGTCCAGGTGGTCAGGCCGGCCCTTGGTATAGAAAATGCGGCTTAATATCTCATCGCCGTAGTCGATCTGTCTGTTAAAGCGGCTTTTTTCTGCCAATACCTGTCCAGTGTTTAAGTCGATGGACTGCATGATCACAGTGGTG containing:
- a CDS encoding ASKHA domain-containing protein codes for the protein MNAFSQKIYLELPAPGQGDITADRERLLQGLEATFSPLALSYKTYKKYAAVCRKAGFKVTCTLVYAGTHWELTRIEASDTTAENYGLAVDLGSTTVIMQSIDLNTGQVLAEKSRFNRQIDYGDEILSRIFYTKGRPDHLDELQASTVQTFCGLFDDLTAQTGIAPEAYSIMIVSGNTTMTHLFLGIDPWPIFEVPFTPMFNHTDFIPAADLGLPTSGLVYCMPSAANYLGGDIISGLLAARLDRQKKPSLFIDIGTNGEMVLGDENFLIAGAGAAGPALEGGISKSGMKAGPGAIDHVRITDSVLHCTTIENAPPKGICGSGIVDLLSEMLLNGWIDFSGKFNPDATDRIVTTDDGYALRYADADVTADGAPLLFNQTDITQYLDTKAAANTMVAYLLEAAGIGPEDIDQVFIAGAFCAHINLEAAVNIGLYPDLPAERFTVLGNSSLTGARALLLDYTLFDTVGALQDNIHYLEFGAAPDFLTRMFAARFLPHTDLSLYPTVRQRLKERGVLR
- a CDS encoding DUF2461 domain-containing protein, producing the protein MNDSEKMLDFLAQLQANNTLEWMHSHQPEYRAARAAFVGLVSDLMQKMLPDEPDLGLINPGDLVFRLNRDTRFSKDKSPYAPAFRAHISPQGRGMVPVGDYLFVSPGHIFLGGGVFHAKMPEITRRIRDQIVLEGSRFEAILAAPDFAEKLTLQGEKLKNVPRGYDKEHPCGELLKHKSWYVEYGIEKDLFLDREAFLDEAVDVFRRIKPFNDFINKALEGLEMPGKR
- a CDS encoding RNA polymerase sigma factor codes for the protein MVSEKEMRTFIRRALEGDKEALGTVLESVQDMVFNLSLRMMGMIEDAEDATQEIMIRVMTSLSSFKGESLFSTWVYRIAKNYLVDYRRSRFDRQPLTFDFYARDIEQGMAERCPDPQAGVDAELLAEELKLSCTNVMLQCLDAESRCIYVLGAMFKIDSAMGANIFDTTPENYRQKLSRIRRQVNDFLKKYCGLSGSGMCACQKRLGYAVGQKRLNPARLEYSVLEVCKKEMENMDALAGVFESLPEYRVPENARAFINRLVASDSMASIQKAGRI
- a CDS encoding methyltetrahydrofolate cobalamin methyltransferase, with amino-acid sequence MTIVGELINTSRPAVKEAVNNKDEAFIRDLARKQADAGATYIDVNCGNMVKNELEIMEWLVNIVQDEVDTPLCIDSPNAKALDVGLALCKNGRPMINSISDEDERYESVLPLIKKYNAKIVVLCMDSTGMPETAADRMKVVKNLYAKLKAEGIADDDMYFDPLVKPISSVTSAGEEVLDTIRQIKQDYPDVHFMCGLSNISYGLPNRSILNRLFVVQTMTLGMDGYVLDPTNGKMMADIITSTALLGKDNYCGKYIKAHRKGKLDA
- a CDS encoding diguanylate cyclase domain-containing protein; its protein translation is MKKIEEKAVAFAKSIWEDYLVNRDLLKLTKVFDDNASYIGTGDGEICYSLEQVRAALLGEEEEWNGHFTIDDQWYEVRVMSNEFVVVFGGFDAHEASDNPLVAAMHTRFSLTLRVSGDTFKVVHLHHSVPNFEQLEGEFFPKTITEKRNEEFRHALEQKTNELRRMAQLDSLTGLLNRVSVEQEINTSLEQGAEGVLLMIDIDDFKGINDVFGHLAGDTVLKVLSDRIRDSFGGQSIMGRVGGDEFVVFAQKTAGRDSIGQTAQQFCERVVKPVMDIPDCSITVSIGIALAPDNGSTYSALVRSADQALYERKKNSKNGYVFAG
- a CDS encoding cobalamin B12-binding domain-containing protein yields the protein MAILEDIQNCVLDGELDEIKDLVQKAVDEGIDPTTIINDGLIGGMNIVAPLFKSGEMFVPEVMESADTMNEGMQVVKPLITDADMPTKGKVIIGTVNGDLHDIGKNLVVLMMESRGYTVVDMGVDVKEEQFVAGIKEHKPDIVGMSSLLTTTMMKIDDTVKLINESGLRDQVKIIIGGAPISQEFADDIGADGYSEDASTAVELCDRMMAM